One bacterium DNA window includes the following coding sequences:
- the rbfA gene encoding 30S ribosome-binding factor RbfA: protein MNYKRADRVAAQILVDVSQIILHEMADPNMGFMTITKVKVTDDLRLAKIYYSVLGDEDIQEKATEALHKAHGHIRAELGHRLSLRFVPELAFYYDDTAAYADRINRILDKIHQADSPPEPDPNAE from the coding sequence ATGAATTATAAACGAGCCGACCGGGTGGCTGCTCAAATCCTGGTCGATGTCAGTCAGATCATTTTGCACGAGATGGCCGATCCGAACATGGGATTCATGACTATCACCAAGGTCAAAGTGACCGACGATCTGCGTCTGGCAAAAATATACTATTCTGTGCTGGGCGACGAGGACATTCAGGAAAAAGCCACAGAAGCGCTGCATAAAGCTCACGGCCATATCCGTGCGGAGCTCGGCCATCGCCTGAGCTTGAGATTTGTCCCGGAGCTTGCTTTTTATTATGATGATACCGCAGCTTACGCGGATCGTATAAACCGAATTCTTGATAAAATCCATCAAGCGGATTCGCCGCCTGAACCGGATCCGAACGCAGAATAG